In Daphnia magna isolate NIES linkage group LG6, ASM2063170v1.1, whole genome shotgun sequence, the following are encoded in one genomic region:
- the LOC116924802 gene encoding YY1-associated factor 2 isoform X1, which translates to MDAKKGSPNARRAKRSSKQIEENYWDCSVCTYRNNAEAFKCSICDVRKGTSTRKPRLNPQLVPQVFNPSLANKNRKEKEFKERDKSERKSDGNTTRNSKARPRLKNVDRSTAMHKEVTVNNVTVVITEFRPKISTKSTSPSNLDLDAGHTTSSSSSASNHGNDLSPADQEHSD; encoded by the exons ATGGATGCAAAGAAAGGCAGTCCCAATGCAAG AAGGGCGAAACGGAGTAGCAAGCAAATTGAAGAAAACTATTGGGACTGCAGTGTCT GTACCTACAGAAATAATGCTGAGGCATTCAAATGTTCAATTTGTGATGTACGAAAAGGAACCTCAACAAG GAAACCAAGGCTCAATCCTCAGCTGGTACCTCAAGTGTTTAATCCTTCCTTagcaaacaaaaatagaaaagaaaaagaatttaaagaaAGGGACAAATCTGAAAGAAAATCAGACGGAAACACTACCAGGAACAGTAAAGCCAGGCCACG GTTGAAAAATGTTGACAGAAGCACTGCCATGCACAAGGAAGTTACAGTTAACAATGTGACAGTAGTCATTACTGAGTTCCGGCCAAAAATCAGCACGAAGTCAACCTCTCCCAGTAACCTTGATCTGGATGCTGGACACACCACCAGTAGTTCAAGCAGTGCCAGCAATCACGGCAACGATCTTTCTCCTGCAGATCAGGAACATTCAGACTGA
- the LOC116924802 gene encoding YY1-associated factor 2 isoform X2, with translation MDAKKGSPNARAKRSSKQIEENYWDCSVCTYRNNAEAFKCSICDVRKGTSTRKPRLNPQLVPQVFNPSLANKNRKEKEFKERDKSERKSDGNTTRNSKARPRLKNVDRSTAMHKEVTVNNVTVVITEFRPKISTKSTSPSNLDLDAGHTTSSSSSASNHGNDLSPADQEHSD, from the exons ATGGATGCAAAGAAAGGCAGTCCCAATGCAAG GGCGAAACGGAGTAGCAAGCAAATTGAAGAAAACTATTGGGACTGCAGTGTCT GTACCTACAGAAATAATGCTGAGGCATTCAAATGTTCAATTTGTGATGTACGAAAAGGAACCTCAACAAG GAAACCAAGGCTCAATCCTCAGCTGGTACCTCAAGTGTTTAATCCTTCCTTagcaaacaaaaatagaaaagaaaaagaatttaaagaaAGGGACAAATCTGAAAGAAAATCAGACGGAAACACTACCAGGAACAGTAAAGCCAGGCCACG GTTGAAAAATGTTGACAGAAGCACTGCCATGCACAAGGAAGTTACAGTTAACAATGTGACAGTAGTCATTACTGAGTTCCGGCCAAAAATCAGCACGAAGTCAACCTCTCCCAGTAACCTTGATCTGGATGCTGGACACACCACCAGTAGTTCAAGCAGTGCCAGCAATCACGGCAACGATCTTTCTCCTGCAGATCAGGAACATTCAGACTGA
- the LOC116924802 gene encoding YY1-associated factor 2 isoform X3, translating into MGVSVPSRRAKRSSKQIEENYWDCSVCTYRNNAEAFKCSICDVRKGTSTRKPRLNPQLVPQVFNPSLANKNRKEKEFKERDKSERKSDGNTTRNSKARPRLKNVDRSTAMHKEVTVNNVTVVITEFRPKISTKSTSPSNLDLDAGHTTSSSSSASNHGNDLSPADQEHSD; encoded by the exons ATGGGGGTTTCTGTACCATCAAGAAGGGCGAAACGGAGTAGCAAGCAAATTGAAGAAAACTATTGGGACTGCAGTGTCT GTACCTACAGAAATAATGCTGAGGCATTCAAATGTTCAATTTGTGATGTACGAAAAGGAACCTCAACAAG GAAACCAAGGCTCAATCCTCAGCTGGTACCTCAAGTGTTTAATCCTTCCTTagcaaacaaaaatagaaaagaaaaagaatttaaagaaAGGGACAAATCTGAAAGAAAATCAGACGGAAACACTACCAGGAACAGTAAAGCCAGGCCACG GTTGAAAAATGTTGACAGAAGCACTGCCATGCACAAGGAAGTTACAGTTAACAATGTGACAGTAGTCATTACTGAGTTCCGGCCAAAAATCAGCACGAAGTCAACCTCTCCCAGTAACCTTGATCTGGATGCTGGACACACCACCAGTAGTTCAAGCAGTGCCAGCAATCACGGCAACGATCTTTCTCCTGCAGATCAGGAACATTCAGACTGA
- the LOC116924805 gene encoding ubiquitin-conjugating enzyme E2 N, with protein MAGLPRRIIKETQRLMAEPVPGISAVPDEQNARYFHVVVAGPEGSPFEGGVFKLELFLPEEYPMSAPKVRFMTKIYHPNIDKLGRICLDILKDKWSPALQIRTVLLSIQALLSAPNPDDPLANDVAELWKVNEGEAIRNAREWTRTYAMGNI; from the exons ATGGCAGGCTTACCTAGACGGATAATAAAG GAAACCCAACGATTGATGGCCGAGCCTGTCCCAGGCATTAGTGCAGTTCCAGACGAACAAAATGCTCGCTATTTCCATGTTGTGGTTGCAG GTCCAGAAGGTTCCCCATTTGAAGGGGGTGTTTTCAAGTTGGAACTATTTTTGCCTGAAGAGTATCCCATGTCAGCACCAAAAGTGCGATTCATGACAAAAATTTATCACCCAAATATTGATAAACTTGGACGAATTTGTCTTGATATTTTGAAAG ATAAATGGAGCCCAGCTTTGCAAATTCGAACAGTGTTGTTGTCTATTCAAGCTTTATTGAGTGCACCAAATCCTGATGACCCACTGGCCAATGATGTAGCAGAACTGTGGAAGGTCAACGAAGGAGAAGCTATTCGTAATGCTCGAGAATGGACCAGGACTTACGCTATGGGAAACATATAA
- the LOC116924800 gene encoding MAP kinase-activated protein kinase 2: protein MNPNTFAQQSVVGANTLNPKTFPITEEYEISKKVLGLGISGKVVECFSLKNRKKYALKVLRDNPKARREVELHWRASSHQHIVNIIDIYENVQGNTKCLLVVMECMEGGELFQRIQDRADGAFTEREAAEVMRDICLAVRHLHYMGIAHRDLKPENLLYSSPGLDGILKLTDFGFAKECFAKETLQTPCYTPYYVAPEVLGPEKYDTSCDMWSLGVIMYILLCGYPPFYSNHGQAMSPGMKKRIRTGQYDFPSTEWKHVSSEAKELIRSMLQTEATKRPTIDQVMQNKWIAHFAAVPPTPLATGMVLKEEEEAWPEVQEEMNRSLATMRVDYDQVALKSLQTSNNALLNKRRKRAAPEPPCAQAH from the exons atgaatccAAATACATTCGCCCAGCAGTCAGTAGTAGGAGCGAACACCTTAAACCCTAAAACGTTCCCGATAACAGAGGAATACGAAATAAGCAAGAAAGTGTTGGGTTTAGGGATTAGCGGGAAAGTCGTCGAAtgcttttcattgaaaaataggaaaaaatacGCACTTAAA GTTTTACGTGATAATCCAAAAGCCAGAAGAGAGGTGGAACTTCACTGGAGAGCCAGTAGCCATCAGCATATTGTCAATATTATTGATATATATGAAAATGTTCAAGGCAACACAAAATGCCTCCTTGTTGTCATGGAATG CATGGAGGGAGGGGAATTGTTCCAGCGCATTCAAGATCGTGCAGATGGTGCTTTCACCGAAAGAG AAGCTGCTGAGGTAATGCGAGATATTTGTTTAGCTGTTCGTCATCTTCATTATATGGGCATTGCTCATCGAGACCTTAAACCAGAGAACCTGTTATACTCTTCACCAG GCTTGGATGGTATACTAAAGCTAACTGATTTTGGTTTTGCCAAAGAGTGTTTTGCCAAAGAAACCCTGCAAACGCCGTGCTACACACCGTATTACGTTG CACCTGAAGTTCTCGGCCCTGAAAAATACGATACATCCTGCGATATGTGGTCCTTAGGCGTTATCATGTATATCtt ACTCTGTGGCTATCCTCCATTCTATTCTAATCATGGACAGGCCATGTCACCAGGTATGAAAAAACGCATTCGCACAGGACAGTACGATTTTCCGAGTACAGAATGGAAACACGTCTCCAGTGAAGCAAAAGAGTTGATTCGATCCATGTTACAAACGGAAGCTACTAAACGGCCAACCATTGATCAAGTCATGCAGAATAAATGGATCGcg CATTTTGCTGCCGTACCACCGACGCCATTGGCAACAGGAATGGTGttgaaggaagaagaagaggctTGGCCTGAAGTGCAAGAAGAAATGAATAGGTCATTGGCCACCATGCGTGTGGATTACGATCAA GTTGCATTAAAATCTCTACAGACATCAAATAATGCATTATTGAACAAGCGACGTAAAAGAGCCGCGCCGGAGCCTCCCTGTGCCCAAGCGCACTAA
- the LOC116924815 gene encoding LOW QUALITY PROTEIN: beta-1,4-N-acetylgalactosaminyltransferase bre-4 (The sequence of the model RefSeq protein was modified relative to this genomic sequence to represent the inferred CDS: deleted 2 bases in 2 codons): MADDKKTLLPKIQQYEKFVNEVLRSKLKSCLAARENYVSDIQEYLQLLKTIKNLDEFDVNPLKTKVDLGCGFFVQAEVPDVSTILVSVGFGFFLELTLAEACTFITKKVEQIGGRVKVLEEEASHIKADIKMMLNTLGQLQGVIPTGRHMLPFDNFCFHPYEKQFSTQRIEVNLSVNDLELTAFIGQAENIAIGGAWTPTECWSKYRVNIVIPYRQRQEQLRVFLHYFHRYLPLQQIAYRIIVVEQSAENEFNRGKLFNVGFVESEKRFPSDCYIFHDVDLIPTSLNNIYACTGMPRHLSSAVDTFNYQLPYCEILGGVVAMRSHHFRKVNGYSNMFYGWGGEDDNLYFRVSQAGLNVIRFEPDVAKYKMLRHIKEIPNPARFQIMKMDREIYSAEGLNNLNYTLLSYELKPLYTRIFVHV; encoded by the exons atgGCAGACGATAAAAAAACGTTGTTACCAAAAATTCAACAATACGAGAAGTTCGTAAATGAGGTTCTAAGAAGTAAGCTCAA GAGTTGCTTAGCAGCCAGGGAAAATTACGTGTCGGATATCCAGGAATATCTTCAGCTACtgaaaacgataaaaaatttagatGAATTTGATGTGAATCCACTAAAAACAAAAGTTGACTTGGGATGCGGATTTTTTGTTCAAGCTGAAGt ACCTGATGTTTCCACAATCCTTGTCTCAGTTGGATTTGGATTCTTTTTGGAGCTAACACTTGCTGAAGCATGCACCTTTATTACGAAGAAAGTGGAGCAAATTGGTGGACGTGTTAAAGTTTTAGAAGAGGAAGCTTCACACATCAAAGCAGATATAAAAATGATGTTGAACACACTTGGGCAACTACAAGGTGTTATCCCTACAGGCAG ACACATGCTACCTTTTGAcaacttttgttttcacccaTATGAGAAGCAGTTCAGTACCCAACGGATCGAAGTTAATTTAAGCGTGAACGATTTGGAGCTAACAGCCTTCATCGGTCAGGCGGAAAACATTGCGATTGGAGGTGCATGGACTCCCACAGAA TGCTGGTCCAAATACCGCGTCAATATAGTAATTCCATACCGTCAGCGTCAAGAGCAATTGCGCGTCTTCCTTCATTACTTCCATCGCTACTTACCGTTGCAGCAAATCGCTTACCGCATAATCGTCGTCGAACAAAGTGCGGAAAATGAATTCAACCGGGGAAAGCTCTTCAATGTTGGTTTCGTTGAGAGTGAGAAACGTTTTCCATCGGATTGCTACATATTCCATGAC GTTGATCTCATCCCCACA AGCCTGAATAACATATATGCCTGCACAGGCATGCCACGCCACTTGTCTTCAGCTGTTGATACCTTTAATTACCAATTACCTTACTGCGAAATCCTTGGCGg AGTTGTCGCCATGAGAAGTCACCATTTCAGGAAAGTCAATGGGTACTCGAACATGTTTTATGGATGGGGAGGAGAAGACGACAATCTTTACTTCCGCGTGTCTCAAGCTGGACTAAATGTTATACGATTTGAGCCGGACGTCGCGAAGTATAAAATGCTTCGCCACATTAAGGAGATTCCAAATCCTGCTCGTTTCCAAATCATGAAGATGGATCGGGAGATTTATTCTGCTGAGGGACTAAACAACCTTAACTACACTTTGTTGTCGTATGAACTAAAACCACTGTATACGAGGATATTTGTACACGTTTAG